A window of Benincasa hispida cultivar B227 chromosome 9, ASM972705v1, whole genome shotgun sequence genomic DNA:
tctttaaactAATCTATCTCTTGGATCTATGTGAATTAAACGTGAAAATGGAtagattttgagatttttttatttttaactttttgataatatgattttttaaaattttttaataaccATCTCTTGAAACATAATTTGATTAGATTTCATTAAAAGGGACGTTTAACCAAATTTGATAGAGTTTTGAGgaaagaaatcaaataaaaacctaatttaaaataaaatccacGTGAATGATAAAGTAAAGTATTTAATATGGGATTTTTAATCCTTACCATCAAGCACACATTCAATAAGCTAAATTAGACAAAcaatgaagattgaagaatatAAAATTGATCCAATGACTAAGAGGGCATACTTAGTTGTTCCATGTTGGTTAGCTTGCTATTAATATATATGATCCACCTAAAATTCCATTAAcacaaataagaaaattaaagtTAGGATCTATAAAGGCAAGCAATCTACAAGAATTGAAAGTGGAACagagaggaaaagaggtggAAACCTATCGAGTCCATGAACGATGTGTCATAGATTAGAAATTTGCAAGTCATATAGGTCCTAATGAGTCTACTAGTAGGTGTTCTATTATCAACATCAACGCTTTTGGACAGGAAACCTTGGAAGCAAGTCTAGACATTCTCGATATTTTTCGTCTTTGCAAAGCATGTCTATGACTATGGTGCAAGTCCCGACATCGGGCAACACATCCCTTTGAACCATCCTATGAAGAAGTTCAACCACCTCCTTTGATTTATTACTCTCGCAAAAACCACGCAGAAGCGTATTACAAGTAATTACATTGGGAGTACAATCATTTTCTTCCATATGTTGAAACAAAATGTTTGCATTATCTACTTGTCCCTTTCTACAAAACCCATGGATCATAATGTtataagtcacaacatttggTTGAAGCCCTTCCTGCGATAGTTTTTTGAAAAGCTCCCAAGCAGTTTCAAGTTTTCCTACTTTACATAGGCCATCAATTAGACTATTAAAGATTCCAATGTCCAATTTCAAGTTGTATGATTTTAGCTCATTAAAAAATTCCATCGCTTCAAATAAACAACCATTCTTACACAACCCATCTAAGAAAATACCATATATACATGAATCTATGGGAACACCATAAGCTTTCATGACACCAAAGAGCTTCTTTGCATCACCAACCTTGCCTGCCTGAAAAAGCCCCGTTAATAAGGcaccatatgttttcacatttgGCCTCTTTCCCACTTGAAGCATTTCATTGTAAAGCTTCATTGCTTCATTCACCTTCAATGTTTTACAGTACCCGTTGATTAGCGTAGTATAGCTAATCACATCAGGTTCACATCCCTTACTAGGCATACTAACAAATAGCTCCCTGCCACTGTTCAAGTCACCAACCAAACAAAACCCCTCAATGAGTGAATTATAAGTAACCAAATTAGGAACGATACCTCTCTGAATCATCACATCTAGCAACTTCTTAGCCTCGATAACTTTTCCTTCCTTGCAAAGCATATCAATCAACACATTAAATGTGACCATATCTGGTTGAACACCTTGATCCACCATCTCATTGAACAAACGTTTAGCCTCCTCCCACTTTCCACCCCAGCAAAATCCATGAATCAAAGAGGTATATGAAATGACATCGGGTATCATTCCCCGAGTTTTCATTTCCTCAAAAAGTTCACTTGCCTCGTCTTCCCGTCTATCCTTACAAAGCCCATCTATGATGCTGCTATAGCAAATAACATTAGGCTTACAATTAATCCCATATTGACCAGTTTCATTGAGCATTTCTTGATGCAACTTAAGTGCAATGTTAATATTCCCTGTTCGACAGAGCCCCTTGATTAAAGTCCCATAAGTAACCACATCAGGCCTACAACCTAACTTTTGCATTCTCATAAATAGTCGTGTCGCTTCACTAATCCTATACTCCATACACAAGCCCTTAATCAAGGTGGAATATGTGATTTTATCAGGAATATAACCCCTCCTTAAAATCCCCGCCATGGCCGCAAAGCCTTCACTAACCCGATTCACGTTACAAAGgcaattaatcaaaatattcAGCGTGAAGAAATTAGGAAAAAGTCCAGCAAGGCACATTTTATTATAGAGAGAAAATACTTGAGAATAATGCTTAATCTGAGC
This region includes:
- the LOC120084482 gene encoding pentatricopeptide repeat-containing protein At1g63330-like, translated to MVRKTLSMASKTLPSASSTVSISSQPKLSSLFTHSPTIPSSIPQISPSNHPKSPPQPLPSPQNFITRISSQHRLPTFLQNCRIGKITATEALHFFDLMLRSNPTPPTYSFNLLLGGLAQIKHYSQVFSLYNKMCLAGLFPNFFTLNILINCLCNVNRVSEGFAAMAGILRRGYIPDKITYSTLIKGLCMEYRISEATRLFMRMQKLGCRPDVVTYGTLIKGLCRTGNINIALKLHQEMLNETGQYGINCKPNVICYSSIIDGLCKDRREDEASELFEEMKTRGMIPDVISYTSLIHGFCWGGKWEEAKRLFNEMVDQGVQPDMVTFNVLIDMLCKEGKVIEAKKLLDVMIQRGIVPNLVTYNSLIEGFCLVGDLNSGRELFVSMPSKGCEPDVISYTTLINGYCKTLKVNEAMKLYNEMLQVGKRPNVKTYGALLTGLFQAGKVGDAKKLFGVMKAYGVPIDSCIYGIFLDGLCKNGCLFEAMEFFNELKSYNLKLDIGIFNSLIDGLCKVGKLETAWELFKKLSQEGLQPNVVTYNIMIHGFCRKGQVDNANILFQHMEENDCTPNVITCNTLLRGFCESNKSKEVVELLHRMVQRDVLPDVGTCTIVIDMLCKDEKYRECLDLLPRFPVQKR